TGAAGCTACCAGAGGGGAAGACGAATGTGGAAGGCCCTGATATTGAAGTTGGGAAAGTTGACATGCCATCCATTGACATTTCTTTGCCAAAAGGGAAGGCTGAAGGAGAAATTGACATTGAAGGTCTGTCTGGAAAAGGAGGAAAGTTTGACTTACCAAAGCTGGACATTACTGCTCCAAAAGTAAATACACCCAAAGTTGATATCAGTGTCGAGGGTCCTGACATCAAGGGCAGAAAATTTCACATGCCAGACATTGACATCTCATTgccaaaagtaaaagtaaaaggggGTGTTGATCTTGAAGGTGAGGCAAATAATGGAGGGAAGTTTCAAATGCCCAAATTTGATCTTTCACTCCCAAAAATGAAGCTACCAGAGTGGAAGATGAATGTGGAAGGCCCTGATATTGAAGTTGGGAAAGTTGACATGCCATCCATTGACATTTCTTTGCCAAAAGGTAAGGCTGAAGGAGAAATTGACATTGAAGGTCTGTCTGGAAAAGGAGGAAAGTTTGACTTACCAAAGCTGGACATTACTGCTCCAAAAGTAAATCCACCCAAAGTTGATATCAGTGTCGAGGGTCCTGACATCAAGGGCAGAAAATTTCACATGCCAGACATTGACATCTCATTgccaaaagtaaaagtaaaaggggGTGTTGATCTTGAAGGTGAGGCAAATAAAGGAGGGAAGTTTCAAATGCCCAAATTTGATCTTTCACTCCCAAAAATGAAGCTACCAGAGGGGAAGATGAATGTGGAAGACCCTGATATTGAAGTTGGGAAAGTTGACATGCCATCCATTGACATTTCTTTGCCAAAAGGGAAGGCTGAAGGAGAAATTGACATTGAAGGTCTGTCTGGAAAAGGAGGAAAGTTTGACGTACCAAAGCTGGACATTACTGCTCCAAAAGTAAATCCACCCAAAGTTGATATCAGTGTCGAGGGTCCTGACATCAAGGGCAGAAAATTTCACATGCCAGACATTGACATCTCATTGCCAAAAGGAAAAGGAAAAGGTGGTGTTGATTTTGAAGGTAAGGCAAATAAAGCAGGGAAGGTTCAAATGCCCAAATTTGATCTTTCACTCCCAAAAATGAAGCTACCAGAGGGGAAGATGAATGTGGAAGGCCCTGATATTGAAGTTGGGAAAGTTGACATGCCATCCATTGACATTTCATTGCCAAAAGGTAAGGCTGAAGGAGAAATTGACATTGAAGGTCTGTCTGGAAAAGGAGGAAAGTTTGACTTACCAAAGCTGGACATTACTGCGCCAAACGTAAATCCACCCAAAGTTGATATCAGTGTCGAGGGTCCTGACATCAAGGGCAGAAAATTTCACATGCCAGATATTGACATTTCATTGCCAAAAGGAAAAGGGGGTGTTGATCTTGATAGTGAGGCAAATAAAGGAGGGAAGTTTCAAATGCCCAAATTTGATCTTTCACTCCCAAAAATGAAGCTACCAGAGGGGAAGATGAATGTGGAAGGCCCTGATATTGAAGTTGGGAAAGTTGACATGCCATCCATTGACATTTCATTGCCAAAAGGGAAGGCTGAAGGAGAAATTGACATTGAAGGTCTGTCTGGAAAAGGAGGAAAGTTTGACTTACCAAAGCTGGACATTACTGCACCAAAAGTAAATCCACCCAAACTTGATATCAGTGTCGAGGGTCCTGACATCAAGGGCAGAAAATTTCACATGCCAGATATTGACATCTCATTGCCAAAAGGAAAAGTAAAAGGGGGTGTTGATCTTGATAGTGAGGCAAATAAAGGAGGGAAGTTTCAAATGCCCAAATTTGATCTTTCACTCCCAAAAATGAAGCTACCAGAGGGGAAGATGAATGTGGAAGGCCCTGATATTGAAGGTGGGAAAGTTGACATGCCATCCATTGACATTTCATTGCCAAAAGGAAAAGTAAAAGGGGGTGTTGATCTTGATAGTGAGGCAAATAAAGGAGGGATGTTTCAAATGCCTAAAGTTGATCTTTCACGACCAAAAATAAAGTCACCAGAGGGGAAGATTAATGTGGGCACCCCCAATATTGAATTAGGGAAAGTTGACATGCCATCCATTGACATTTCATTGCCAAAAGGGAAAGTGGAAGGAGAAATTGACATTGAAGGTCTGTCTGGAAAAGGAGGAAAGTTTGACTTACCAAAGTTAGACATTACTTTACCAAAAGTACATCCACCCAAGGTTGATATCAGTGTTGAAGGTCCTGACAGCAAGGGCAGAAAGTTTCACATGCCAGACATTGACATCTCATTgccaaaaagaaaaggaaaagggAGTGTTGATCTCGAAGGGGAGGCAAATAAAGGAGGGATATTTCAAATGCCTAAAGTTGATCTTTCACTACCAAGAATCAAGTCACCAGAGAAGAAGACTAATGTTGAAAGCCCTGATATTGAATTAGGGAAAGTTGACATGCCATCCATTGACATTTCATTGCCAAAAGGGACGGCTGAAGGAGAAATTGACATTGAAGGTCTGTCTGCAACAGGAGGAAAGTTTGACTTACCAAAGCTAGATATAACCTTACCAAAAGTAAATCCACCCAAGGTTGATATCAGTGTTGAGGGTCCTGACCTCAAGGGCAGAAAGTTTCACATGCCAGACTTTGACATCTCACTACCAAAAGGAAAAGGTGGTGTTGATCTTGAAGGTGAGGAAAATAAAGGAGGCAAGTTTCAAATGCTTAAAGTTGACCTTTCACAACGAAAAATGAAGTTACCAGAGGGGAAGATTAATGTGGACACCCCTAATATTGAATTAGGGAAAGTTGACATGCCGTCCATTGACATTTCATTGCCGAAAGGGAAAGCAGAAGGAGAAACTGACATTGAAGGTCTGTCTCGAAAAGGAGGAAAGTTTGACATACCAATATTGGACATTACTTTACCAAAAGTAAATCCACCCAACATTGATATTAGTTATGAGGGTCCTGATATCACAGGCAGAAAGTTTCATATGCCAGATATTGACATCTCATTGCCAAAAGGAAAAGTAAAAGGGGGTGTTGATCTTAACAGTGAGGCAAATAAAGGAGGGAAATTTCACCTGCCCAACGTTGATCTTTCACTCCCAAGAATCAAGTCACCAGATGGGAAGATGAATGTGGAAGGCCCTGATATCAAAATCGGGAAAATTGAAATGCCATCCATTGATATATCTGTACCAAAAGGAAAGGCTGAAGCAGAGATTGATATTGAAGGACTGTCTGGAAAAAGAGGAAAGATTTACTTACCAAAACTGGACATTTCCTTCCCTTCATTAAAAAGCCCTGGTGTCAGTGTTGAAGGTCCAGAAATTAAGGGTGGTTACATTCCCATGTCAGGTGTTGATATCTCATTTCCACAAGAAAAAGGGGATGTTGATCTTGAAGCTGACGCAGTGAAAGGAGGGAAGTTTCAAATGCCCAAATTTGATCTTTCACTACCAAAAATGAAGTTACCAGAGGGGAAGATtaatgtggaaagccctgatatcAAAGTCAACAAAGTTGACATGCCATCCATTGACATTTCATTACCAAAAGGGAAGGCTGAAGGCAAAATTGACATTGAAGGCCTATCTGGAAAAGGAGGAACAATTGACTTACCAAAGGTGGACATTACATTACCAAAAGTAAATCCACCCAAGGTTGATATCACTGTTAAGGGTCCTGACATCAAGGGCAGAAAGTTTCACATGCCAGACATTGACATCTCATTACCAAAGGGAAAACTGAAAGGAGGTCTTGATCTTGAAGGTGAGGCAAATAAAGGAGGGAAGTTTCAAATGCCCAGAGTTGATCTTTCACTACCAAAGATGAAGTTACCAGAGGGGAAGATTAATGTGGAAGACCCTGATATTGAAGTTGAGAAAGTTGACATGCCATCCATTGACATTTCATTGCCAAAATGGAAGGCTGAAGGAGAAATTGGCATTGATGATTTGTCTGGAAAAGGAGGAAAGATTGACTTACCAAGGTTGGACATTACTGCACCAAAAGTAAATCAACCCAAGGTTGATATCAGTTTTGAGGGTCCTGATATCAAGGGCAGAAATTTTCATATGCCAGACATTGACATCTCATTgccaaaagtaaaagtaaaaggggTTGTTGGTCTTGACAGTGAGGCAAATAAAGGAGGGAAGTTTCACCTGCCCAAAGTTGATCTTTCTCTCCCAAGAATCAAGTCACCAGATGGGAACATGAATGTGGAAGTCCCTGATATCAAAGTTGGGAAAATTGACATGCCATCCATTGATACATCTGTACCAAAAGGAACGGCTAAAGCAGTAATTGACACTGAGGGACTGTCTGGAAAAGGAGGAAAGATTGACTTACCAAAGTTAGACATTCCATTACCAAAATTCAGTCCACCTAAGACTGATATCAGTGTTGATGGTCCAGAGCTCAAGAAGGATGGACAGGTTCACATGCCAGAGATTGATATCTTCCTGCCAAAAGGAAAAGCAAAAGGGGATGTTTGTCTTGAAGGTGAGACAGATAAAGTTGGGAAGTTCCACATGCCCAAGGTTGATTTTTCTTTCCCAAAATTGGAATCCCCAATGTTTCCTCCTCACATTGAGCAACCTGATATTGGAGAAATCACTATGCCAGCTATTGATAAATCACTTCCAAAAGGAAAAGCTGAGTGCATTGGTAATTCTGAAGGTGATACTGGAATGTGGGAAAAGCTCCATATGCCTGACCTTGAATTTTCATTACTAAATATGAAGTCATCAAATACTGAGTCAAAAATTCACAGACCAGATATTAATGATATTAATATTCCTGATAACAGTGTTTCTGGAGGCACAAGTGGTAATTTAAAAATGACAACTGTAAAGCTACCAAGTGTTGACATATCAGCACCTAAGGTTGATCTTGACTTTGGCATTCCCAAAGACAAAGGCCCTAATAGAGAAGATATTGAACTTCTCAAAGCTGAAGGAAGAAGACCATCATCTGGGGCACATTTTGACATCCCAGATGTGACTCTAAAAATGCCAAAAATTTCACTACCTAAATTTGGGGGAAAATTTAAAAGTGAAGACAAACAAGTAGAAGGACTGAGCTTATCTGCTAATTTGGATGTGGAAAAAAATATGCCACGTATGGGGATAAATGCTGATGGAAAGTTAAAAGGCAAAATAAAGAAGCTAAAACCTGAAGGAGATGTGAATATTTCACTTGATATGGGGTCAGAGGGCAAGGAGCATTTTAAGGCTCCAACATTAGATACAAAGGCAAAGGTCAAAATGCCCTCAGTTGAGATTTCCCTGCCAGCCCCATACACACCAGAGAGAGAGGCATTGCTGCCAAAATCTGAGATTGATGTATCTGAAGCAGATATCAAGGCTTATGAGGGTAGTTTAAAAATCCCAAAGATGCCAACTATTGATATATCAGTACCAAAAGTAGATTTGGATGTTGTCCTACCAAAACTAAAACAAGATGCATTAGTTGAATCCAGCTCTTTGAACCCCAACCTTGAAAGAGATACCCTAAAGCCATCACATGTCAAAATGCCAAAAGTTGATATAGTACTACCTCAAGGCAGAACAGGGGTCACTGATACATCAGAAATAAAAGTGGAAGGCAAATATGGCAAATTCAAGATGCCAAATATTGCAGTGCCAGCAGTGGAAATATCATTACCACATGGAAAAACAGATCTGGACTCTTCAAATTTGGACATCAATGTAAACAGTGGTAAATTTAAGATATCTGATGTTAAAGTGCCCAACCTAGATATTTCAGTACCCCATTATAGAGTGGACATTGAACCTCCAGATTTGAAAACAGGCGAACAAAATGCAAAGTTCAAATTGCCAATTATTACAGAGCCAGCTGTGGATATATCCCTgccaaaagggaaagaaagagaaaTTCAAGTTCAAGAAATGGACATAGAAGGAAGGTTTGGCATGTCTCTGCCTTCTCTAACTTCATCTGAAGCCAACGTCAACATTAAACCACCAAAAGGATCTTCCATGACCACAAATCCTGAAATACAATATGAGGGCCCTCTTATCCCTAAAGTAACAAAAGCAGTTTTTGTTTTGGTTAATTCCCAAACAGAAAGCCATATTAACATAACTAGCAAATCAAGTGCAGAAACTGTAGATAAGAAAATTAAAGTGCCAAAAATCATAAAGAAGTCAAGTTTTGAAAAATCACATTCAAAAAGTAAAGCAataaatgaggaggaggaggaggaaaatgATAAAGATTTAAAAACAGGAGCATTTAAATTGCCCAAACTTGAGTTTACTTCAAAATACTCAAAAAATGTGGGAGAAGATGAGAAATTAGAGATGGGCATGGAGCCTGAGAATGAGGGTAGCACAGAGGCACAAAAGCTAAATCACGAAAAATATCCTTTCTAGGTTTCAAGAAGAAATCTGTAGTTAGTGAAAATAGCTGTGGAGTGTCCTCAAAAGCCAGGCTAGAAATATTAACAGCAAAGCAAGGAGCTGAGCCTTCAGTCCCAAATATTTCATTTGACTCTGCCTCACGAGAAACCAGTGGCCAAAAAGAGAGTGGATCCAAAGAAGATGTTAGAAGCAGGCAAGAAGTagaagaaaaagaggagacaacTTGGTTTAAAATCCCGAAAGTCACTCTTGGCCCTCATTTCACTGGTATCCTGCAGATCACACCAGACGGATCTCCAAAAGAAAGCAAGTCATCTTTACAATACTCTAGTGAAAAGATTTCTGGAGGTTTCTACAGGAGAATGCCAAATACTGAATTTTCTACTGAAGAGGTTTCTTCAAAACACACAGTCACCACAACAAAAGAAGGAACTTTCACTGTGGCAACCAAGACTTCGAAATATAAAGCAACAGAATCAGCAAGTAGCAGCTCAACTACACACTGGAATCAATAAAACAGAGGAGTAAATATAGGTATACAGGAGTATTTTTTATATTGTTGCTTTTTCAGTGCCATGCAGAATGAATGCATTTACATGAATACAATCACTATGTAATGTAGCACACATTTAATTTCATATACTTGCACTCACCATTCAATATTATTCTTCATGTGGATAATTACGCTTCCTTTATGTAGATTATTAGTAATTCATGCATTACATCATATAAACACATACAGTGTGAGTGGAATTTGA
The genomic region above belongs to Neoarius graeffei isolate fNeoGra1 chromosome 6, fNeoGra1.pri, whole genome shotgun sequence and contains:
- the prx gene encoding LOW QUALITY PROTEIN: neuroblast differentiation-associated protein AHNAK (The sequence of the model RefSeq protein was modified relative to this genomic sequence to represent the inferred CDS: inserted 1 base in 1 codon) encodes the protein MDPSKEKSESVEKSQQSELVEVVVETEAEIGASGYSVVGGGTKGIFVKDVLKDSPAAKHLSLQKGDQLLSARVYFDNVKYEDALKILQCAEPYKVSFFLKRTVAQTEVSGHVDAPNIEQRGPKAKMQKMSVRSVKQFKVKKKRGGRFGLKRLKENKRTRAEAEIDIEGSSSRMNFSPVDVEFAIPKIKLKKNGKVTEEQSGHVERMKPSDEKTRKIKFPKTKIKPGLKDTEHTTTKGEIETHKDKGKSPNSQIKDINECGQGKKISIPANISVQNLNLDTKQRTGDEADGSMTKGANVMFINIEGSDVKCGKSRLPSTEISLPKGRGEGEICSERYSRKEGQIEMPKLDISMPKMKLSEVDKNVHGPDIKGGNLHMPDIDISLPIVKRGVGLEGEANKGSKIQMTKVELSRPKMKLPEGKINVEGPDIEGGKINMPSIDISLPKGKAEGEIDIEGLSGKAGKIDLAKLDITAPKVNPPKVDISVEGPDKGRKFHMPDIDISLPKGKADIEGLSGKGAKFDLPKLDITVPKVNPPKVDISVEGPDKGRKFHMPDIDISLPKGKVKGGVDLEGEASKGGKFQMPKFDLSLPKMKLPEGKMNVEGPDIEVGKVDMPSIDISLPKGKAEGEINIEGLSGKGGKFDLPKLDITAPKVNPPKIDISVEGPDIKGRKFHMPDIDISLPKGKGVVDFDSEANKGGMFQMPKVDLSRPKMKLPEGNMNVEGPDIEVGKVDMPSIDISLPKGKAEGEIDIEGLSGKGGKFNLPKLGITAPKVNPPKVDISVEGPDIKGRKFHMPDIDISLPKGKVKGGVDLEGEANKGGKFQIPKFDLSFPKMKLPEGKMNVEGPDIEVGKVDMPSIDISLPKGKAEGEINIEGLSGKGGKFDLPKLDITAPKVNPPKIDISVEGPDIKGRKFHMPDIDISLPKGKVKGGVDLEGEANKGGKFQMPKVDLSLPKMKLPEGKMNVEGPDIEVGKVDMPSIDISLPKGKAEGEINIEGLSGKGGKFDLPKLDITAPKVNPPKIDISVEGPDIKGRKFHMPDIDISLPKGKGVVDLDSEANKGGMFQMPKVDLSRPKMKLPEGNMNVEGPDIEVGKVDMPSIDISLPKGKAEGEIDIEGLSGKGGKFNLPKLGITAPKVNPPKVDISVKGPDIKGRKFHMPDIDISLPKGKVKGGVDLEGEANKGGKFQIPKFDLSFPKMKLPEGKMNVEGPDIEVGKVDMPSIDISLPKSKAEGEIDIEGLSGKGGKFDLPKLDITAPKVNPPKVDISVEGPDIKGRKFHMPDIDISLPKVKVKGGVDLEGEANKGGKFQMPKVDLSLPKMKLPEGKMNVEGPDIEVGKVDMPSIDISLPKGKAEGEIDIEGLSGKGGKFDLPKLDITAPKVNPPKVDISVEGPDIKGRKFHMPDIDISLPKVKVKGGVDLQGEANKGGKFQMPKFDLSLPKMKLPEGKMNVEGPDIEVGKVDMPSIDISLPKGKAEGEIDIEGLSGKGGKFDLPKLDITAPKVNPPKVDISVEGPDIKGRKFHMPDIDISLPKVKGGVDLEGEANKGGKFQMPKFDLSLPKMKLPEGKTNVEGPDIEVGKVDMPSIDISLPKGKAEGEIDIEGLSGKGGKFDLPKLDITAPKVNTPKVDISVEGPDIKGRKFHMPDIDISLPKVKVKGGVDLEGEANNGGKFQMPKFDLSLPKMKLPEWKMNVEGPDIEVGKVDMPSIDISLPKGKAEGEIDIEGLSGKGGKFDLPKLDITAPKVNPPKVDISVEGPDIKGRKFHMPDIDISLPKVKVKGGVDLEGEANKGGKFQMPKFDLSLPKMKLPEGKMNVEDPDIEVGKVDMPSIDISLPKGKAEGEIDIEGLSGKGGKFDVPKLDITAPKVNPPKVDISVEGPDIKGRKFHMPDIDISLPKGKGKGGVDFEGKANKAGKVQMPKFDLSLPKMKLPEGKMNVEGPDIEVGKVDMPSIDISLPKGKAEGEIDIEGLSGKGGKFDLPKLDITAPNVNPPKVDISVEGPDIKGRKFHMPDIDISLPKGKGGVDLDSEANKGGKFQMPKFDLSLPKMKLPEGKMNVEGPDIEVGKVDMPSIDISLPKGKAEGEIDIEGLSGKGGKFDLPKLDITAPKVNPPKLDISVEGPDIKGRKFHMPDIDISLPKGKVKGGVDLDSEANKGGKFQMPKFDLSLPKMKLPEGKMNVEGPDIEGGKVDMPSIDISLPKGKVKGGVDLDSEANKGGMFQMPKVDLSRPKIKSPEGKINVGTPNIELGKVDMPSIDISLPKGKVEGEIDIEGLSGKGGKFDLPKLDITLPKVHPPKVDISVEGPDSKGRKFHMPDIDISLPKRKGKGSVDLEGEANKGGIFQMPKVDLSLPRIKSPEKKTNVESPDIELGKVDMPSIDISLPKGTAEGEIDIEGLSATGGKFDLPKLDITLPKVNPPKVDISVEGPDLKGRKFHMPDFDISLPKGKGGVDLEGEENKGGKFQMLKVDLSQRKMKLPEGKINVDTPNIELGKVDMPSIDISLPKGKAEGETDIEGLSRKGGKFDIPILDITLPKVNPPNIDISYEGPDITGRKFHMPDIDISLPKGKVKGGVDLNSEANKGGKFHLPNVDLSLPRIKSPDGKMNVEGPDIKIGKIEMPSIDISVPKGKAEAEIDIEGLSGKRGKIYLPKLDISFPSLKSPGVSVEGPEIKGGYIPMSGVDISFPQEKGDVDLEADAVKGGKFQMPKFDLSLPKMKLPEGKINVESPDIKVNKVDMPSIDISLPKGKAEGKIDIEGLSGKGGTIDLPKVDITLPKVNPPKVDITVKGPDIKGRKFHMPDIDISLPKGKLKGGLDLEGEANKGGKFQMPRVDLSLPKMKLPEGKINVEDPDIEVEKVDMPSIDISLPKWKAEGEIGIDDLSGKGGKIDLPRLDITAPKVNQPKVDISFEGPDIKGRNFHMPDIDISLPKVKVKGVVGLDSEANKGGKFHLPKVDLSLPRIKSPDGNMNVEVPDIKVGKIDMPSIDTSVPKGTAKAVIDTEGLSGKGGKIDLPKLDIPLPKFSPPKTDISVDGPELKKDGQVHMPEIDIFLPKGKAKGDVCLEGETDKVGKFHMPKVDFSFPKLESPMFPPHIEQPDIGEITMPAIDKSLPKGKAECIGNSEGDTGMWEKLHMPDLEFSLLNMKSSNTESKIHRPDINDINIPDNSVSGGTSGNLKMTTVKLPSVDISAPKVDLDFGIPKDKGPNREDIELLKAEGRRPSSGAHFDIPDVTLKMPKISLPKFGGKFKSEDKQVEGLSLSANLDVEKNMPRMGINADGKLKGKIKKLKPEGDVNISLDMGSEGKEHFKAPTLDTKAKVKMPSVEISLPAPYTPEREALLPKSEIDVSEADIKAYEGSLKIPKMPTIDISVPKVDLDVVLPKLKQDALVESSSLNPNLERDTLKPSHVKMPKVDIVLPQGRTGVTDTSEIKVEGKYGKFKMPNIAVPAVEISLPHGKTDLDSSNLDINVNSGKFKISDVKVPNLDISVPHYRVDIEPPDLKTGEQNAKFKLPIITEPAVDISLPKGKEREIQVQEMDIEGRFGMSLPSLTSSEANVNIKPPKGSSMTTNPEIQYEGPLIPKVTKAVFVLVNSQTESHINITSKSSAETVDKKIKVPKIIKKSSFEKSHSKSKAINEEEEEENDKDLKTGAFKLPKLEFTSKYSKNVGEDEKLEMGMEPENEGSTXGTKAKSRKISFLGFKKKSVVSENSCGVSSKARLEILTAKQGAEPSVPNISFDSASRETSGQKESGSKEDVRSRQEVEEKEETTWFKIPKVTLGPHFTGILQITPDGSPKESKSSLQYSSEKISGGFYRRMPNTEFSTEEVSSKHTVTTTKEGTFTVATKTSKYKATESASSSSTTHWNQ